In the Pseudanabaena sp. PCC 7367 genome, one interval contains:
- a CDS encoding glycosyltransferase family 2 protein gives MIYFITVNYYSGELIARLIDSIRSQCSTQLACQLVIVNNSIADHSLTNLIKAPSQDIWEYFSVKLINSPDNIGFGRACNLGLEWVYAQAPQAIAWLINPDAYLPAGAIAKLWQLQQSHRNLSIIGTSVYDPKQRQYFVGGTFSPDTGLIQEEFGAIDVTDARESELIQANHNQAAEAVNNQIDWVSGCSLVINLAQFNHCPMFDPDYFLYYEDFDFCRRYVCQGHSMAIATQIHVIHQTSALTSANPGFKLKQEIYSYLLSLSKHAQKIALIYRLLRIFGVALLQIVVKPKVSIAKLQGVLLYARYSFLGNPSSASSIKNDR, from the coding sequence TTGATTTATTTCATTACGGTTAACTACTATTCCGGTGAATTAATTGCCCGATTGATCGATTCAATTCGATCGCAATGCTCGACTCAGCTAGCCTGCCAGTTGGTGATCGTGAATAATTCGATCGCTGATCACTCTTTAACAAATCTAATCAAAGCTCCCTCCCAGGATATTTGGGAGTATTTTTCCGTAAAGCTAATTAACTCCCCTGACAACATTGGTTTTGGCCGGGCTTGTAACCTTGGCCTGGAATGGGTCTATGCCCAAGCTCCGCAAGCGATCGCATGGCTGATTAATCCCGATGCCTATTTGCCAGCGGGGGCGATCGCCAAGCTTTGGCAATTGCAACAATCTCACCGCAATCTATCGATCATTGGCACTTCTGTTTATGATCCAAAGCAGCGGCAATATTTTGTTGGTGGCACTTTTTCACCTGATACAGGTCTAATCCAAGAGGAATTTGGCGCTATTGACGTTACTGATGCTAGAGAGTCTGAGCTAATTCAGGCTAATCATAATCAAGCAGCAGAGGCAGTTAATAATCAAATTGATTGGGTGTCTGGTTGCTCTCTGGTAATTAATCTAGCGCAATTTAACCATTGCCCCATGTTTGATCCTGATTATTTTCTTTATTACGAAGACTTTGATTTTTGCCGTCGTTATGTCTGCCAAGGGCACAGCATGGCGATCGCTACGCAAATTCATGTGATCCATCAAACCTCAGCCCTAACCAGTGCCAACCCTGGTTTTAAGCTTAAACAAGAGATCTACAGCTATCTACTCAGCCTGAGTAAACATGCCCAAAAAATCGCCCTAATCTATCGATTGCTGCGCATTTTTGGTGTCGCTTTACTGCAAATTGTGGTTAAGCCCAAGGTGTCGATCGCTAAGTTGCAAGGGGTTTTGCTCTATGCTCGCTATTCCTTTTTAGGCAATCCAAGTAGCGCCAGTTCAATAAAAAATGATCGTTAG
- a CDS encoding sulfite exporter TauE/SafE family protein, translating to MEIIAVIFITFLAALVQGTVGFGSGLTAVPMLLYVIDIKAITPFVALLGFLINLTLCIYLRQHFNFRLLAPLLGGALLGIPFGIWFLHNAPEKLIRVILAIVMLAYVGYAILNRRRNNHQEPGKLNQKWGYPVGFGSGCLTGAFSTGGPPIILWAMVQNWQKEEFRGSMPAFYLCSGFFALIGYGWSGLITFDVMRLFLVSIPALLLGIWVGDRLSNKLDRDKFKLLVQVSLIVLAIMLISS from the coding sequence CTGTTGGCTTTGGTTCCGGTCTAACTGCTGTGCCGATGTTGCTGTATGTGATCGACATCAAAGCGATCACCCCCTTTGTGGCGCTGTTGGGTTTTTTGATTAATTTGACCCTATGTATTTATTTACGGCAGCATTTCAACTTTCGCCTGTTAGCGCCTTTGCTGGGGGGTGCATTGCTGGGGATTCCGTTTGGGATCTGGTTTTTGCATAATGCCCCCGAAAAACTAATCAGGGTGATTCTGGCGATCGTAATGCTGGCCTATGTGGGCTATGCGATCTTGAACCGGAGGCGAAATAATCACCAAGAACCTGGCAAGTTAAACCAAAAGTGGGGGTATCCAGTTGGGTTTGGCTCTGGCTGTTTGACTGGCGCATTTAGCACTGGTGGGCCGCCAATCATTCTGTGGGCGATGGTGCAAAACTGGCAAAAAGAAGAGTTTCGCGGTAGTATGCCAGCTTTTTATCTGTGCAGTGGCTTCTTTGCCCTGATTGGCTATGGCTGGAGTGGTTTGATTACTTTTGACGTGATGCGGCTCTTTTTGGTGAGTATTCCGGCGCTGCTGTTGGGGATTTGGGTGGGCGATCGCCTCAGTAACAAACTCGATCGTGACAAATTCAAGCTGCTGGTACAGGTCAGTTTGATTGTTCTGGCAATTATGTTAATCAGTTCTTAG